TATATATGACAAATACGTCTTTATTTCTAGGCTGCATCagaatattgtataaatattGATATAATAAAGTATATAGAGTTGATCTCATTGTAAATTGGTTGTATCTTTGCATTTGCAGACTCCTTATTTCATTTTGGTGACATGAAAATATACAAATCTAAAACAATGGCTTCTTTGGACAACAGAGCATAATAAGTaagaattttatatgtaatagaaATGTTCCATGGGAAACATgtagtatataaatttatttatttaatctgacaggattaaggccttaaggccttctcttccatattgtatgtaatagattttatttatcctttgaaaaggtagaaaaattcaagtaccttggaacaaatataaacgacacttgggaaaaaattaaatgcagaataaatatgggaaatgcctgttattcggttgagaagcttttatcatccaaataactctaaaaaataactgaaagaatttataaaacagttatattaccggttgttctgtatggttgtgaaacttggactctcactttgagaggggaacagaggttaagggtgtttgagaataaggagcgtaggaaaatatttggggctaagagggatgaagttacaggacaatggcgaaagttacacagtTCCCAACTgtattcattgtattcttcacctgacataattaggaacattaaatccaggcatttgagatgggcagggcatgtagcacatatggttgaatctagaaatgcatatagagtgttagttgggagacttgaggggaaaagacctttgggagggcaaggcatagatgggaggataatattaaaatggatttgagggaggtgagatatgatgatagagactggattaatcttgctcaggatagggaccaatggcgggcttatgtgagggcagcaatgaacctctggattccttaaaagccatttgtaagtaagtaatatattttataacatgtaATTAAAGAGGGGAATATACAtgatttaatcaaaatatatttttattgcaggaaagaaaatagatatatataaaacaaacatattttgtcatttaaacATACTGCATTGTTATCAAGATATGGCAGCATTGAGTTATTTCAAAGCCAGTCTACCAATTACCCATAGCTAAAATTGGAACTAACAGTCGGTGTTGTTTTGTGGTTAAAAAGATACATATATTTATGAGGCATTTGAAAATGGATGTGCTTTTATAGTAcaatgtctctctcttttttttttctttcccctccCCCCTACCTCtgtattatgctttgtccaatgaggtaATCCAGAGCCattttcagttacaagccggagcacgggtagatttggcaatgctgagtGGAGGTGGTCAGAGGTGAAATAAgacatgacgtttgacgttttagtgctttggttgtcacgtgtacattttcgacattaatttatacaaaattaagttcaaatgatcaagattcagtgtattgatgtacgtaatttattatggAATCCAAAATGGtattttgagtttcagaatattgCGTACTTGCATACAgctacttaaaacttaaaaaaattaaaagcatatgttttttttattgatggcacaagggaaaataaataaataaagaaatgttacttgtaccaaaaataaataaaacaacgacgcactttcgcaataccctattccaatcaaccattatgtagctagtaaactgacaatgttttgccgctttatgttgtttcatctCTGACGTGAAATATcaaggatatcatatacattttaatctaaatctacgtattactctgtgaagagatttattaaatctacatacttagacttcaacaaacaaaatttgataactcaatcccaagggaaaaaatggaactctctgcatcaaaatccacagttaattcccgatttaccacgaaaatcgtctgtagctgcatttagattggcaacaggccatgattgtttggccaaacacctgcatagaattggaatatatcagtcccctaactgcccattgtgcaactcaaaccaagaaatggattcggaacatctcaaaatctgtgcttcagtcgctagtcatgataatatctttgaaaaatattggagtgcaagaggtcaaatgactttattgtcaaatgcctggcattagaaaacaacaacattttaatctcATGTAGTAAAGTGTTACCTTAAAAACCATGGTTCAAACTGCTCTGGTAACATTTAATAATCATgtgaaatgtaatacacatttaaTTATTCCATTTGTTTCTAGTGCGGTAAGTAATTGTAACAGTACTGTCATTTGTTTGTATAGCAACCAGAGAATGTGAAGTATTGCTGTGGCtaatgagaaagacaggctacggtacgtcacattcttagtcttaatatggccaacattgaacaagtttatatataaatgcacatttAACATGAGTTTGATATAGCAATTCCTTCGTTTTCtaaaactttgaacatgtatttatattaagtgATTGTCACAATGGCAATTACTAGACCAAGATAACCATGTGACTCTGATTCGCACTGTAGCCTGTTTTTCTCATTAGCCACGGGTATTATCAACTTATGAAGCAGGTGaacaacaataagtagggaaaaaatgcTTAATCGTCCATAAAAGTGATTTTGGGTATACTGGAGATTCAGAGAATGTTAGTGGATGGAGTGAACAGCATGCACAGCATCATCTTGATTTGAGACAAACAAAAGACTATGTACAAGAATATGAAACAGGAGCTGATGCAATAAACACTGGCACATAACGTGCAATCAAGTAGGTAACTatcagggtgattcataaatacctgtaaaaactttgtgggtgtaatgtagagataaaactaaaatgttctatataacttttcccgcaaatccttactttcataGGTATAAAAAATAGTGACAGcggtagatgtttgttattcaTACACCCTCAGTACAGttaatttcgacctgataagactttgtttactgtacgtaaGTATGTACTGATACTAGAATTTTACAGACTCCGTTCAACTCATTCCGAACTGTTTCATAGCTGTTTTGATGTCACTGCTGTAGTTATGCTACGTTCAgaatttgagtggcataaacGAGTGCCCTCAGACgaccccaaaggtagaagtctggtgatctggctggccaagcaactggtgTTGCACGATCTAGCATACCGTACACAACTGAAGCCCACTGAACTAACGACAAAATGAATGCGCACCTATGGAACGGTGATGGTAGGAACTGCAACACTGCCACACAACTAAACATGTCTGTGTACAGTAAACGAAATCCTATCACGTCGGAATCAATGAAAATGTGACAGCTGAAGGCTTTACTGGCCCATGTTTTTGATGCGTGGCAAGATATGGCAatatgcatcataactctgaaagtaaggatttgcgggaaaagttgtacaGAACTTTTTAGTCtcatttttacctctacattacatccACAAAGTTTGTACAAGTacttatgaatcactctgtataaacagcTGCCAGTACATATTTGGACACCCACTGCATGCCACTGACTGCTGTTAATTAAGGAGAGACTGGGTGATGTCAGGGGAAATGATACTTGCTGCAATACCAAGAAATGCTTCTGTGACTGATTGTATTGAGGGCTACATCATTGAGCCACTAGCATAACTGTTAGTATTACTTAAAGTACTGGTACCCTTAATGACCGAAGGATAATGGGCCTGACGTGCAGTTGAGATGTTTGATTTCCTTCCCTGCCCCTCCCTTCTCCTTTTCACTCTTAGTAACAAATAGCTCCACTGTCAATTATAAGGTTAGGTAGAATTTGTTGAAACAGATACGAGCAGCCCCACTATCCGTCACTAGGTTAAATAGAGGTTATTGAGATAGATTCAATCTGGTATACTGTAACATAAAGAGAGCGGTAAAGAAATATGTGGAATAAAAATAAGCTTTTAGTGAATCTTCGATTCCCCAATGcacaacacacaacagaaaaaaaaaaaacttgcttaAATGATTGAGTTAATTAGTAGGGCTTAAAAAGGACGCATCAGCTACCATGGCTATTTGcggccttatctaaaattcttcaaaacttaaattattgaaaataatcacAAAATTGTAGCACACAGATAGACATGTGATCACTATAAAAGCTGTAACCCACATAACCTGTTATAAATACCTTCGTGTCTTATataaagtatttatattttagttggttatttaacaatgctgtatcaactactcagtCATTTAGcattgatgaaattggtgacagcgagatgaggccgagtgcCTGTGTgttgaatcttgtctcactgtgaaaagagagagaaaggagatatgtcttacctcgtctgtgttgttattgcgatggggggaATGAAGtgatgccagtggcggaagggactagttgatacattttgtagcgcaaaataaagtatcTCTCtatgtactgtgtagttccgtcactgagcttgtctttcaagaaaccgagttccggtagcctgtacaataacaaggttttgaaaggaatcctgaaaatttacaaccctcctataatcttcaccctcatttgaagggacttggttttattgctagtgagacaagataaaccttaccaggtatacgtGACATTcatcttatagttggggaaacctcggaaaaaacccaaccaggtaatcagcccaagtgggaatcaaacccacaccTAAACGCAACTCCAGATTAACAGGTAACTGCCTCAGCAGACTCTTTTCTTATATAGCCAACAGATCATTTCCACAGGCTTTAATCACATGACCCAGTGATATCACCATCGTTTTGCACTAGATGGGAAAGCAGATGTTATCAATAGTATTTGATAATCATACCTTACGAAAGCATTagctttctcccccccccccaaactatGGTCCAGGGCAAATTACCCACGCaaagcataccaaaagcctaaacaaaccaaacctaacttgtcaTTGATAGCTTTATTTCTTGCTAGATATTGGCAGCACCGATTTAAGAGCCCTCTGTTCGATATACTCACAACTATAACCGAGATATCCAAGACAGAATATAATTGTGCGAAATGTTTATTAAGTACAATTATGAAAATGTAGTGTATTAAACATGATATACTTAACATATGCCGTGTGTACATTTGTGAAGTTATTCCATCTCtcagtttcattttatcatttaAGGGGAGATTCCAttgaaaactttcaaaattttccaaaaacttTTTATTGGATATTTCacgtctttagaatgtatattttcataccccaaatggattcagttcaattctgattacaaatatgtttaagggggcgtggcatttaaagagctgtcaaaattattttttcatcaaataattttttaataatttatgaatacaaatctagtaactttttcttCAAAAGTTGGCTCCCTAaaattactagatgaatgtagtggAGGCAAGAGTGGAGGAGAATTTTAGTAGGATTGTGTTACATAAAtactcattttactttcaaatccatttttcctcaagtttatttttcttgattcaacaccaaccttttataccaaatattaatcaatttggatgaaatttttactgcaagtatttatgagctagctgcatgtttctatgcatttattttgtaagaaatctgGTAGTTTATTATATTGATAGGTtttaatgaattatagaaaaaataacatattccaaaatttacaaaaagtgttaaagagaataaaagtgatagttcataaaaaaaatgaatgcatagaaatgtgtCTCTatgtcttgtaaaaaaaaaaaaaaaaaaaaaaaaagaagcaacacAAATCAGAGGCTTaaataagtaaatcccgaaaagacaaagtatatgattatgtctcatgacgagaatattgtacgaaatggaaatataaaaattcgaaatttatctttctaagaggtggagaagttaaaatatctgggagcaacagtaagaaatataaatgatactcgggaggaaattaaacacagaataaatatgggaaatgcctgttattattcagttgagaagcttgtatcatctagtctgctgtcaaaaaatctgaaagttagaatttataaaacagttatattacctgttgttctttatggttgtgaaacttggactctcactttgagagaggaacataggttaagggtgtttgagaataaggtgcttaggaaaatatttggggctaagagggatgaagctacaggagaatggagaaagttacacaacacagaactgcacgcattgtattcttcacctgacataattaggaacattaaatccaaacatttgagatgggcagggcatgtagcacgtatgggcgaatcgagaaatgcatatagagtgttagttgggaggccagagggaaaaagacctttagggaggccgagacatagatggcaagataataataaaattgatttgagtgaggtgggatatgatgatagagaatggactaatcttgctcaggatagcgaccgatggcgggcttatgtgagggcggcaatgaaccttcgggttccttaaaagccagtaagtaagtaagtaacacaaaTCAGATATATGTGGTCATAGCAAGATCAAAGATTCAAAAAGCTTTCCAAGAGGACCTTTTAAATGATTCAAAATTAAGTTTTGTGCTGCATTCTACATGTGTTGTAGCATAGTTACACCAGTTTTTGTCTACGAGCTGTTGCCGATCATTGCTTAAGAACGACACTGCAATAGATAGACTAACACTACTTATAATAGACTACACAAATAAAATGCAATGTTCTAGGAATTAGACACAATTTATTAGGAactaaagaatatttttttacacTCAAAACAGACTACTGATGTTtttctataatttcaattttgctGAGATTTGATTTGACAATAGTGATATTGTTTAACCTTTGCACAATGATCCCCGTGCCGACTGTTCTATTGTTTTCTCGTATTGTGAATGACTGTCCCGGGCTCATGACCATTTGCCTGAGCAGGGTCAGGTACACCGTGCCGTGCTCTCCGGGCATCAGCATTTCACCGTCACACAGATCAACGCGGCACGGCACATTCCACGTCTTGCTGAACAGCTGCTGGATGTACTTCGACGTCACTGGCTTGCTCCGTCCACCCTCTGCCCTCGACAGTAAGTACATTTTGGCTTCAAAATGGTTACCGATACTCTGGCTGCCAGCTGCACATAGGAGCATGCCTCTCTGAACAGCCTGAATACGAACCCCTCTCAACAGCGCGCCTATATTGTCACCTGCTTTAGCTTCAGACACAGACTTCTTAAACACTTGCACGTCTGAAATGGTAGTTTTGATCTCTACATCAAAACCGAGTAGGTCAGCTTCTGCGTTTCTTTTCATCACACCTCTACCGAGTGTCCCAATAACAACAGTGCCTCTCCCTGGAACAGTAAAGGCGTTGTCTATAGGCAGTAGGAAAGGTGATTCAAAATCTCTTGTAGGAATTGTAAAGTAATTATCGATAGCTTCTAACAAATGCTCTACAGATTTTTCTCCAAGTTCTGATTTATCGCCGTTGAGCGCCAACAACGCAGAACCTCGTATCATCGGTGAATTAACTCCATCGAAACCGAAATCTTCCAGTGTTTCGCGCATTTCTAGTTCTACAAGTTCAAGAACGTCACTTTCCACTAAATCGGCCTTGTTTATGAAGACGACGATCTTATCCACGCCTACTTGTTTGGCAAGCAACAAATGTTCTCGTGTTTGAGGCATCTGACCATCGGTGGCGGCCACAACCAGGATAGCACCGTCCATCTGTGAAGCTCCAGatatcatatttttaatataatcagCATGTCCCGGACAATCTGTGTGGGCGTAATGTCTTTTTTTGGTTATGTACTGGATGTGCGTTGCATTAATTGTAATACCTCTCGCCTTCTCTTCGGGGGCTTTGTCTATTTCGTCATAGCTTACGAAGTTGGTTAAACCATCTTTGGATAATAATTTTGTGATTGCCGCAGTTAAAGTTGTTTTCCCGTGATCCACATGTCCAATCGTGCCCACATTACAATGCTCTTGTTTTTTATTACTAGAATAATGTCTCTTGTGCGATTGAGgaattattgaaaaattaaagaaataattggACGTTGCTAGAAATCCCAATCGTTCAAAAATCACATTATTTCTTTCATAACCACATTTAGaaatatactgttttataaatttgtaacCCCTTCTTGACAAACAACACATCATTACCGCTGCCATATTTGAAAACTAATTTGTCACAGTATAGCCAAAGTGTGAAAAATTATAATAGGTTTTGtgcttttattttcatgaaagtCATAAACATTAACTATATTACCATTATATTCAAATCTAACAGTGTGTATTTACCTAATTATAAGAcgatttataatatttaaaaactacgggtttataaaaaattatgtttcaatgTTACAGGTCCTGTTCCATACCGACATCGTAATCGACCATGCAATCGATACGATAGCAATGACCTAACCACAGTCTAGTTCGTGACCCAACCCCTCAGCACGAAACCGATGATAACCTTTCATTGAATCAATTGTTATGGGTATTCTGGATTAAGTTGTAAGGTTTTGAGTTCTGATAATTGTGATGGTATCACATAGCATTTCGTGAAATGAAATGTGAACGTTgaagttttcaaatattacaaatgttgcgtcctaaaacaaaatggaaagacagtggaaatattttttattgttgttatggtTTTCGTATTTGTTTGTATGTGGGGTGCTCCTGTTTACTCGAGGTTTCCTTCTTAATAGAGAGGTGATGCCTCAACGTTCATCATGCAAACAAACCAATATACTATGTAGTACTAAGAATCATggtgttaattatatttataattcatCTTTTAATGACAATCCAGGCGAAGAACCACAAGAATGTTTACAAGAGGAACTCTGGATGGGATCTAGTGATTCTATAGACTACAAGTCAACTTGTGGCTTGGGAAAGACTAAAGTGGTGTTGATTATTATTGATGCCTTGAAGtttgattttgtttattttgatgaaaaacttaAAAATGAGGATTGCCTTCCTTATCAAAATAAGTTAACAGTCATTCATGATTTATTGTCAAAGAAACCAAACAATACAAGACTCTTTAAATTTATTGCTGATCCTCCAACTACCACCATGCAGAGACTGAAAGGCTTGACAACTGGAAGTTTGCCTACTTTTATTGATATTGGTTCTAATTTTGCTACACcagaaataaatgaagataatGTCCTAGATCAATTAAGATCACAGAATAAGAGCATTGTTTTTATGGGTGATGATACTTGGTCTGGTTTATACCCAAAACGATTTATCAGAGAATATTCTTATCCATCATTCAATGTATGGGACTTAGACACAGTTGACAATGGAATAATGAATCATCTCCTACCAGAAATTGTGAAGAAAGATTGGAGCCTTCTTGTAGCACATTTCTTGGGTGTGGATCACTGTGGACATCGATATGGTCCGAATAATCCTGAGATGGCAAGGAAATTGAATGAGATGAATGATATGCTCGGGTACGTACAGTGGGCCTACTCTAATGCAATGTTTCTCAGCTTTTTTTTGATGATCAGACACCTTTTCCTCACTTCGCTTTAGTTCGGCCCCCTGGCATAAGATATAGCGTACAACAGTGTTTCTCAACTGGGAGATCACTGTCTTTTGGAGTGCCAAAGGGCAGTCAAGGAATGAAATGTGTGAAATTTCCATTCTACATTTTTTAAGctggctatttttttttttctatacagCAACCTCTTGTTGGTATTAATGTCCCCAAGTTTCATTAGAATCAATTAATACTTTTTGAgttactacatttttttttcaaaatgtgagTTATTTACTCTCACAAAATATAGGTTATAGATCTGAAGAAAATCTTTGACATGCATATAAATTAACAGAAGAGTCATAATTCGAATTTTAAAGGAATAAGTGACTTGAAAGTcagcttaaaaaaatatttttttagtgtcaaggtaataattttatttttacttttttaaatattcaatttatccAAAAAAGGCTTTGTAGTTTTGTTAACTAGCCTAGCTATACTTTTCtgaatatacagtaaaatatGGTAGTTTGAATGTGAGTaaatgcaggaaaaaaaaaagtgtgaaaaTGACTTTAAAACGTCGATTTTCCGTGACCAGAACTGTTTGTAATTattgtgaaatataattaaagCATGAATTTTAAGAACGATTAtgttcataaaattttataaaacagttatattaccggttgttctgtatggctgtgaaacttggactctcactttcagagaggaacagagattaagggtgtttgagaataaggttcttaggaaaatatttggggctaagaaggatgaagttacaggagaatggagaaagttacacaacacagagctgcacgcattgtattcttcatctgacataattaggaacattaaatccagacgtttgagatgggcagggcatgtagcacgtatgggcgaatccagaaatgcatatagattgaagttgggaggtcggagggaaaaagacctttagggaggccgagacgtagatgggaagataatattaaaatggatttgagggaggtgagatatgatggtagagactggattaatcttgctcaggatagggaccaatggcggggttatgtgagggcggcaatgaacctccgggttccttaaaagccagtaagtaagtaagtatgttaataaaattgtctaatatataaaagaaaggtcaatgatttttttctgtaaaaattgaaattgagtccCCCCCCCCACGATCTGTTGTTTTCGGTTTAAGACACTTTCAGCTGTCACTATCATCCTCATCACCACTGCTAAATTATATAGTACACAGTGAAATATATCCCATGGAAATCCTGGCAGTTGATAACAACAATGCATTGTCAAAGGGAGGCATTGGATtgtgattgtattgtatttattaacattccatggtattcgtacattgctcacagctagaatatggaacaagtcaaacgaaaaaaaaaaatcttgatagtattatacagtcttaattaggcctattcacagtctagttgaaatataatatagtttattagtacaatacaaagttttagtatcagtacttaatagaacacagaaatattcatgaagtgttattgaatgtcatgaattcacctaagaatagaaggcgtgagaaattaggtacttttttaatttggccctaagtaatcttatgttttgattttcattttttatatccattgggaggctattaaaaatttttactgccatataactcactcctttttgatagcacgatagacttgctgatggattatgaaagtcattttttgacgcatatttatgctatgaactgttgaattagttacaaagttttcacaattacatacgaggaagattattagtgaaaaaatatactgacaagccatggacattacttgcagttttttaaaatagtcctacacgattccctagattttgcacctactattattctaattactctttttttttttttttgtcgtaggaatatactgttactatctgtggaatttccatagaatattattccaaatttcattactgagtggaagtatgcaaagtatattgtttttaagatattgatacttgctatctcttgcatagatctaatagcaaaacatgctgaatttaaataattgattaaatggcgatctaactcatgttaattgtgtaagcatgtgcggcttacagctgtttcggtgcttcttcacatcatcctcagagcctactagatctcggcgtcatctcgaacttcgctgcttgTTGTGTGGGTACCTTCGATTGTTGATAAATGTtgaaatgtggagtcaaatagtgtgtgtgttctgaaattgatctg
This sequence is a window from Periplaneta americana isolate PAMFEO1 chromosome 2, P.americana_PAMFEO1_priV1, whole genome shotgun sequence. Protein-coding genes within it:
- the mEFTu2 gene encoding elongation factor Tu, translating into MAAVMMCCLSRRGYKFIKQYISKCGYERNNVIFERLGFLATSNYFFNFSIIPQSHKRHYSSNKKQEHCNVGTIGHVDHGKTTLTAAITKLLSKDGLTNFVSYDEIDKAPEEKARGITINATHIQYITKKRHYAHTDCPGHADYIKNMISGASQMDGAILVVAATDGQMPQTREHLLLAKQVGVDKIVVFINKADLVESDVLELVELEMRETLEDFGFDGVNSPMIRGSALLALNGDKSELGEKSVEHLLEAIDNYFTIPTRDFESPFLLPIDNAFTVPGRGTVVIGTLGRGVMKRNAEADLLGFDVEIKTTISDVQVFKKSVSEAKAGDNIGALLRGVRIQAVQRGMLLCAAGSQSIGNHFEAKMYLLSRAEGGRSKPVTSKYIQQLFSKTWNVPCRVDLCDGEMLMPGEHGTVYLTLLRQMVMSPGQSFTIRENNRTVGTGIIVQRLNNITIVKSNLSKIEIIEKHQ